A region of Daphnia carinata strain CSIRO-1 chromosome 10, CSIRO_AGI_Dcar_HiC_V3, whole genome shotgun sequence DNA encodes the following proteins:
- the LOC132088421 gene encoding uncharacterized protein LOC132088421, producing the protein MVYKSGRTDSYSTQSRPTSSSVNNPLIFRANMKCLMMIAALLMIWATICLANPAEAEVTKAIDGEAHDLVGDEHFLKKYKKHRAYHPVPVYRPVYHPVPVYHPVPVYHPAPVHYKKFHKG; encoded by the exons ATGGTATATAAGAGCGGAAGAACGGACTCATATTCAACCCAATCCCGGCCAACGTCTTCTAGCGTGAACAACCCTTTAATTTTTAGAGCAAACATGAAGTGCCTTATG ATGATTGCCGCCTTGCTGATGATCTGGGCAACGATCTGTTTGGCTAATCCAGCCGAAGCCGAGGTGACCAAAGCGATTGACGGTGAGGCGCACGACTTGGTCGGAGACGAACACTTTCTCAAGAAATACAAGAAACACCGGGCCTACCATCCAGTCCCCGTCTATCGGCCAGTTTATCACCCGGTACCTGTTTACCATCCCGTTCCCGTCTACCATCCAGCTCCGGTTCACTACAAGAAGTTCCACAAGGGTTAA